A window of the Scandinavium goeteborgense genome harbors these coding sequences:
- a CDS encoding IS3 family transposase (programmed frameshift), protein MKRKNFSPEFRRESAQLVVDQNYTAAQAAKAMDVGLSTMTKWVKQLRDERQGKTSNASPITPEQIEIRELKKKLQRIEMENEIFKKGYRALDVRLPEQFSLIGKLRARYPVASLCHVFGVHRSSYKYWQNRPEKPDGRRTVLRSQVMELHNISHGSAGARSIATMATQRGYRMGRWLAGRLMKELGLVSCQQPTHRYKRGGHEHVAIPNHLERQFAVTEPNQVWCGDVTYIWTGKRWAYLAVVLDLFARKPVGWAISFSPDSKLTAKALEMAWEARGKPEGVMFHSDQGSHYTSRQFRQLLWRYRIKQSMSRRGNCWDNSPMERFFRSLKNEWVPVTGYVSFSDAAHEITDYIVGYYSALRPHEYNGGLPPNESENRYWKNSKVVASFC, encoded by the exons ATGAAAAGAAAAAATTTTAGTCCTGAATTCAGACGTGAGTCAGCCCAGTTGGTTGTCGATCAAAATTACACTGCCGCTCAGGCAGCGAAGGCCATGGACGTTGGCCTTTCTACGATGACGAAATGGGTAAAACAGCTGCGTGATGAACGGCAGGGCAAAACGTCAAACGCCTCTCCAATAACCCCGGAACAAATCGAAATACGTGAGCTAAAGAAAAAGCTGCAACGTATTGAAATGGAAAACGAAATAT TTAAAAAAGGCTACCGCGCTCTTGATGTCAGACTCCCTGAACAGTTCTCGTTAATCGGGAAACTCAGGGCGCGTTATCCAGTGGCCTCTCTCTGCCACGTGTTCGGGGTTCATCGTAGCAGCTACAAATACTGGCAAAACCGTCCTGAAAAACCAGACGGCAGGCGGACTGTATTACGAAGCCAGGTGATGGAGCTGCATAACATCAGCCATGGTTCTGCCGGAGCAAGGAGCATCGCCACAATGGCAACCCAGAGAGGCTATCGGATGGGACGCTGGCTTGCTGGCAGACTGATGAAAGAGCTGGGGCTGGTCAGTTGCCAGCAGCCTACTCATCGATATAAACGTGGCGGCCATGAACACGTCGCGATCCCGAATCACCTTGAGCGGCAGTTCGCAGTGACAGAGCCAAATCAGGTGTGGTGCGGTGACGTGACGTATATCTGGACAGGTAAGCGCTGGGCATACCTTGCAGTTGTTCTCGATCTGTTCGCGAGGAAACCGGTGGGTTGGGCAATATCGTTCTCCCCGGATAGCAAACTGACGGCCAAAGCGCTGGAAATGGCGTGGGAAGCTCGCGGCAAGCCAGAAGGAGTGATGTTCCACAGCGATCAAGGCAGTCATTATACAAGCAGGCAGTTCCGGCAGTTATTGTGGCGGTACCGGATCAAACAGAGTATGAGCCGACGTGGAAACTGCTGGGATAACAGCCCGATGGAGCGCTTCTTCAGGAGTCTGAAGAACGAATGGGTGCCAGTGACTGGTTACGTAAGCTTCAGCGATGCTGCCCATGAAATAACAGATTATATCGTTGGGTATTACAGCGCGCTCAGGCCGCATGAATATAACGGCGGGTTACCCCCCAACGAATCGGAAAATCGATACTGGAAAAACTCTAAAGTGGTGGCCAGTTTTTGTTGA
- a CDS encoding glycosyltransferase family 2 protein, whose product MKAPVLSIVVPCYNEQDVFNLCLDELSRRIVEMKDKGKINTKSHIVFVDDGSKDATWSLIQNASNNNKLVKGVKLSRNKGHQTALMAGLSSCIDSDITVSIDADLQDDTAVIEKMVDSYLTGHDIVYGVRNDRTSDSFFKKFTAEAFYKIMTKLGVSQVENHADFRLLSKRALHSLLQYKEQNLYIRGLIPLIGFPSESVYYSRSERAAGESKYPLKKMLGLALEGITSFSVTPLRIVTALGFIISILSSVGVVYTLIQYFLGHTVSGWASMILAVLFIGGVQMLCLGVIGEYIGKIYMESKKRPKFFTESKIGFNENDGNM is encoded by the coding sequence ATGAAAGCTCCAGTTCTTTCAATAGTTGTTCCTTGCTATAACGAGCAAGATGTTTTTAATCTTTGTCTTGATGAATTATCAAGACGTATAGTCGAAATGAAAGATAAAGGTAAAATTAATACCAAAAGCCATATTGTATTCGTTGATGATGGAAGCAAAGATGCAACATGGAGTTTAATACAAAACGCCTCTAACAATAATAAGTTAGTAAAAGGCGTAAAGCTGTCACGTAATAAAGGCCATCAGACTGCTTTAATGGCTGGCTTGTCATCATGCATAGATTCTGATATTACTGTAAGCATTGATGCTGATTTGCAGGATGACACAGCAGTTATTGAAAAGATGGTTGACTCATATCTTACAGGACACGATATTGTTTATGGAGTAAGAAATGACAGAACGTCAGATAGCTTTTTTAAGAAGTTCACAGCCGAAGCATTTTACAAAATAATGACAAAGCTTGGAGTTAGTCAAGTAGAGAATCACGCTGATTTTAGACTGTTGAGCAAAAGGGCATTGCATTCACTACTGCAGTACAAAGAACAAAATCTTTATATAAGAGGGCTTATACCTCTGATTGGGTTTCCTTCAGAGAGTGTTTATTATTCTCGTAGCGAGAGGGCTGCGGGCGAATCAAAATATCCTCTTAAGAAAATGCTGGGATTGGCTCTTGAGGGGATCACTTCATTCTCAGTCACACCTCTAAGAATTGTTACGGCGCTAGGTTTTATTATATCAATACTATCATCTGTGGGTGTTGTATATACGCTAATTCAGTACTTCCTTGGTCATACGGTGAGCGGTTGGGCCTCTATGATATTAGCAGTTTTGTTTATTGGAGGCGTGCAAATGCTATGCTTAGGTGTGATAGGTGAGTATATCGGCAAGATTTATATGGAATCCAAAAAAAGGCCAAAATTTTTTACTGAATCTAAAATTGGATTTAATGAGAATGACGGGAACATGTAA
- a CDS encoding GtrA family protein — protein MSINLTSIYRSQALRYCLVGGLNTAVTACVIILLTAIGAGLYFANFLGYAIGILFSYILNTVFTFSSKPSVSKLLKFVACCGVCYVINLFAMKMVMLSGAENVYFIQLTGMFFYTVSGFIINKLWVMK, from the coding sequence ATGAGCATCAACCTTACTTCCATTTACCGCAGCCAGGCCTTGCGTTACTGTCTTGTGGGAGGACTGAACACTGCGGTGACAGCTTGTGTGATCATCCTACTTACCGCCATTGGTGCAGGGCTGTATTTTGCTAATTTTTTAGGTTATGCAATAGGTATCTTGTTTAGTTACATTCTCAATACCGTATTTACGTTTTCTTCTAAGCCCTCAGTATCAAAACTTCTGAAGTTTGTAGCATGCTGTGGCGTTTGTTATGTAATAAATTTGTTTGCGATGAAAATGGTCATGCTTTCTGGTGCTGAGAACGTATACTTTATTCAGTTGACAGGGATGTTTTTCTATACAGTCTCTGGCTTTATTATTAATAAATTATGGGTCATGAAATAA
- a CDS encoding S24 family peptidase, translated as MGFPSPAADFAEQRISLDERIVSRPAATYFMRAGATHYREGILKGAMLVVDASLNPCDGSLLVCAVDGEFQVKRYRTNPEPHLENLENGKRERLRKVGEISDDDKPIFGVITYIINDARSGEFDDCPVM; from the coding sequence ATGGGATTCCCGAGTCCTGCAGCAGACTTTGCAGAACAGCGCATATCGCTCGATGAGCGCATCGTATCGAGACCAGCCGCGACGTACTTCATGAGGGCTGGAGCGACACATTACCGGGAAGGCATCCTCAAGGGTGCAATGCTGGTTGTCGACGCTTCGCTAAATCCATGTGATGGCTCATTGCTTGTCTGTGCAGTAGATGGCGAGTTCCAGGTTAAGCGGTACCGCACTAACCCTGAGCCGCATCTGGAGAACCTGGAGAACGGTAAGCGTGAGAGACTGCGTAAGGTCGGTGAGATATCAGATGACGATAAACCGATATTCGGAGTCATCACGTACATCATCAACGATGCACGTTCTGGAGAGTTTGATGACTGCCCGGTGATGTGA
- a CDS encoding acyltransferase family protein: MIFLHFRGDISKKSADVTSITGYIYRWINSGATGVSLFLVLSGFIFCVISDGGRKGIEYKQFITNRVLRIFPLVIFVFFIAVTIHGSFVSIDDIFRLALLQFNTGSSVSDWMGKEPILIPMWTLAVEFQFYLIFPFIALFIGRYGIKYAFNMLALMIIIKFMIITSYGDAAYHELYKSLIGRLDQFTIGIITGYFYLSHKDKSLKLTQTLIMFLTSVVAISWYTVSQKSAFVIFNFSLTIEALLWAFVAYSYLMLPLKLPVALDKSLSYLGGLSFSMYLMHIPVGRFVQRVLGDVTSGINPAITTAVIILPAVIIMSVVTFTLIEKPFINLRKGYVESK; this comes from the coding sequence GTGATCTTTTTACATTTCCGGGGGGATATCTCAAAGAAATCAGCTGATGTAACTTCGATAACGGGTTATATATATCGTTGGATAAACTCCGGCGCGACAGGCGTTAGTCTGTTCTTGGTACTTTCAGGTTTTATATTCTGTGTAATATCTGATGGAGGAAGAAAAGGCATTGAGTATAAACAGTTCATAACAAACCGTGTATTACGCATATTCCCGCTTGTTATTTTTGTGTTTTTTATTGCTGTAACTATCCATGGGTCGTTTGTCAGCATTGATGATATTTTTAGGCTTGCTCTACTTCAGTTTAATACCGGATCTTCTGTAAGCGACTGGATGGGCAAAGAACCTATTCTTATCCCCATGTGGACTCTGGCAGTAGAATTCCAGTTTTATTTGATATTCCCATTCATTGCGTTATTTATAGGCAGGTATGGGATTAAATACGCATTCAACATGCTCGCACTGATGATTATCATAAAATTCATGATTATCACCTCTTATGGCGACGCTGCGTACCACGAACTGTACAAGTCCCTTATCGGCAGATTAGACCAGTTCACAATTGGAATCATTACCGGATACTTTTATCTTTCACACAAGGATAAGTCGCTGAAGCTGACACAGACGCTAATCATGTTCTTAACTTCTGTCGTCGCCATATCATGGTATACCGTTTCCCAAAAGAGCGCCTTTGTCATCTTCAATTTTAGCTTGACCATTGAAGCTTTGCTATGGGCATTTGTAGCCTACAGTTATCTCATGCTTCCGTTGAAGTTGCCTGTCGCGCTTGATAAATCGTTATCCTATCTTGGGGGGCTGAGCTTCTCTATGTACCTCATGCACATTCCTGTGGGTAGGTTTGTTCAGAGAGTGTTGGGTGATGTAACGTCGGGCATTAATCCCGCAATTACGACAGCTGTGATTATTCTTCCCGCTGTTATTATCATGTCCGTTGTGACATTTACGCTAATAGAAAAACCTTTTATAAATCTCAGGAAAGGTTACGTTGAATCAAAATAA
- the yedD gene encoding lipoprotein YedD — translation MKKIAILGALLALSGCVQVDDYNKVVKAPAPSDLAGYWQSEGPQSAMVSPEAIATLVITQEGDTLDCRQWQRVIARPGKLMLRDDDIYNVTNKKEVYAIDREGERIDYDRMTLKRVDRPTQECADYLQTNPLISPLP, via the coding sequence ATGAAAAAGATTGCGATTCTCGGCGCGCTGCTGGCATTAAGCGGATGTGTCCAGGTGGATGATTATAATAAGGTGGTCAAAGCGCCAGCGCCTTCGGATCTGGCGGGTTACTGGCAGTCGGAAGGCCCGCAGAGTGCGATGGTCAGCCCGGAAGCGATAGCCACCCTGGTTATCACCCAAGAGGGCGATACGCTGGATTGTCGCCAGTGGCAACGCGTTATTGCGCGACCAGGTAAGCTGATGCTGCGTGATGACGACATTTACAATGTCACTAACAAGAAAGAAGTTTACGCCATCGACAGAGAAGGCGAGCGTATCGATTACGACCGCATGACCTTAAAACGCGTCGATCGCCCAACTCAGGAATGCGCGGATTACTTGCAGACGAATCCGCTGATTTCTCCGCTGCCGTAA
- the amyA gene encoding alpha-amylase — MRNPTLLQCFHWYYPAGGELWREVEALAPNLNEIGVNMIWLPPAYKGASGGYSVGYDSYDLFDLGEFDQKGSVATKYGDKAQLLAAIDALKKNDIAVLLDVVVNHKMGADEKERIHVQRVNEQDRTQIDDEVIECDAWTKYTFPVRAGQYSQFIWDYKCFSGIDHIENPDENGVFKIVNDYSGEGWNDQVDNEMGNFDYLMGENIDFRNHAVTEELKYWARWVMEQTQCDGFRLDAVKHIPAWFYKEWIEHVQEVAPKPLFIIAEYWSHEVDKLQHYIDQVDGQTLLFDAPLQMKFHEASRLGRDYDMSQIFTGTLVEADPFHAITLVTNHDTQPLQALEAPVEPWFKPLAYALILLRENGVPSVFYADLFGAVYEDTGGDGNSYKIDMPVIEQLHELIDARQRFAHGVQTLWFDHPNCIAFSRSGTDEAPGCVVVLSNGDDGEKTLTLGDNYGNKRWKDFLNNREEVVETDAQGNGVFTCNGGSVSVWVMEDVL, encoded by the coding sequence ATGCGCAATCCTACCCTGTTGCAGTGTTTTCACTGGTATTACCCCGCTGGCGGTGAATTGTGGCGAGAGGTCGAAGCGCTTGCGCCCAATCTCAATGAAATTGGCGTCAACATGATTTGGCTGCCCCCGGCGTATAAAGGCGCATCGGGCGGATATTCCGTCGGCTACGACAGCTATGATCTTTTCGACCTCGGCGAGTTCGATCAAAAAGGATCGGTCGCCACCAAATACGGCGATAAAGCTCAACTGCTGGCCGCCATCGATGCGTTGAAAAAGAATGATATCGCGGTACTGCTCGACGTGGTGGTGAACCATAAAATGGGCGCCGATGAAAAAGAACGCATTCACGTTCAGCGGGTGAATGAACAGGACCGAACGCAGATTGACGATGAAGTGATCGAATGCGACGCGTGGACCAAATACACTTTCCCGGTCCGGGCGGGACAATATTCGCAGTTCATCTGGGACTACAAATGCTTCAGCGGCATTGACCACATCGAAAATCCGGATGAAAACGGCGTCTTTAAAATCGTCAATGATTACAGCGGTGAAGGCTGGAACGATCAGGTCGACAATGAAATGGGCAACTTCGACTACCTGATGGGCGAGAATATCGATTTCCGCAATCACGCGGTCACCGAGGAACTCAAATACTGGGCGCGCTGGGTCATGGAACAAACCCAATGTGACGGTTTCCGTCTCGATGCGGTGAAACACATTCCGGCGTGGTTCTACAAAGAGTGGATTGAGCACGTGCAGGAAGTCGCGCCGAAGCCCCTGTTTATCATCGCGGAATACTGGTCCCACGAAGTCGATAAGCTTCAGCACTACATCGATCAGGTCGATGGCCAGACGCTGCTGTTTGATGCACCTTTGCAGATGAAATTCCACGAGGCCTCTCGACTGGGCCGCGATTATGACATGAGCCAGATTTTCACCGGTACGCTGGTGGAAGCCGATCCGTTCCACGCCATTACCCTGGTCACCAATCACGACACCCAACCGCTTCAGGCGCTGGAAGCCCCGGTCGAACCGTGGTTTAAACCGCTGGCCTACGCGCTGATTTTGCTGCGAGAAAACGGCGTGCCGTCGGTGTTCTATGCGGATCTGTTCGGGGCGGTGTACGAAGATACCGGTGGCGATGGCAACAGCTATAAAATAGACATGCCGGTCATTGAGCAGTTACACGAACTTATTGACGCCCGCCAGCGCTTTGCCCACGGCGTGCAAACGCTCTGGTTCGATCACCCGAACTGCATCGCGTTCAGCCGCAGCGGGACCGACGAAGCGCCCGGCTGTGTGGTGGTATTGTCCAACGGTGACGACGGCGAAAAAACGCTGACGCTGGGCGACAACTACGGCAACAAGCGCTGGAAAGATTTTCTCAATAATCGCGAGGAAGTGGTCGAAACCGATGCGCAAGGCAACGGCGTCTTTACCTGCAACGGCGGCAGCGTCAGCGTGTGGGTAATGGAGGACGTGCTTTAA
- the fliT gene encoding flagella biosynthesis regulatory protein FliT — MSTAPQLYSLYQQLLDRSLVMLRFATEGQWDELIACEMEYVSAVQKLAEITQQTEPSTVIQDQLRPVLRAILDNETEVKRLLQARMEELAKLVGQSTIQKSVLTTYGKQGGHVLVPQESRDTPTN, encoded by the coding sequence ATGAGCACTGCACCGCAACTCTATAGCCTGTACCAGCAGCTGCTTGACCGAAGCCTCGTCATGCTGCGATTCGCCACAGAAGGACAATGGGACGAACTGATCGCCTGTGAAATGGAGTATGTCAGTGCGGTGCAAAAACTGGCAGAAATCACGCAACAAACGGAGCCGTCGACCGTCATTCAGGATCAGCTGCGCCCGGTACTGCGCGCTATCCTCGATAACGAAACCGAGGTCAAGCGCCTGCTGCAGGCGCGAATGGAGGAGCTGGCAAAACTGGTGGGTCAGTCCACCATTCAAAAATCGGTCCTCACCACCTACGGCAAACAGGGCGGCCACGTTCTGGTCCCGCAGGAAAGCCGCGACACTCCAACCAACTGA
- the fliS gene encoding flagellar export chaperone FliS encodes MYGAKGTQAYAKIGVESAVMSASQQQLVTLLFDGALSALVRARLFMQDNNLEGKGLSLSKAINIIENGLKVGLDEESGDDLTQNLIALYAYMVRRLLQANLRNEVSAVEEVEALLRDIADAWKEVALSPTLIQDAV; translated from the coding sequence ATGTACGGCGCAAAAGGCACACAGGCCTACGCAAAAATCGGAGTCGAAAGCGCAGTAATGAGCGCGAGCCAGCAGCAGCTGGTGACTCTGTTGTTTGATGGTGCACTCAGCGCACTGGTGCGCGCGCGCCTGTTTATGCAAGACAACAACCTTGAGGGGAAAGGCCTTTCCCTCTCTAAAGCCATCAACATTATCGAAAACGGCCTCAAAGTCGGGCTGGATGAAGAGAGTGGAGATGATCTAACGCAAAACCTGATTGCTCTTTACGCCTATATGGTAAGGCGTCTTCTGCAGGCCAATCTGCGTAACGAGGTGTCTGCCGTCGAAGAGGTAGAAGCCCTGCTGCGCGATATCGCTGATGCCTGGAAGGAAGTTGCCCTCTCGCCCACTCTGATTCAGGACGCCGTCTAA
- the fliD gene encoding flagellar filament capping protein FliD — MASISTLGIGSGLDLSTILDNLEAAEKATLTPISTQQSSYTAKLSGYGTLKSALVSFQTANTALSNADLFTSTTTSSSSSAFSATTTGNAIAGKYTISVSQLAQAQTLTTTNTQADSKTAIASADSSITIQQGGGKDPVKIDISAANSSLSGIRDAINKADAGVSASIINVGNGQYRLSVTANDTGSDNAMTISVSGDSALQSFMGYDASGNGGMEESVTAQNAKLKINNVDIENSSNTISDALEDITLNLNDTTTGNQTLTIAKDTSKSESAINAWVTAYNALQDTFSSLTKYTKVDAGTDAQDTSNGALLGDSTLRTIQTQLKSMLSSSTGSSAYKTLAQIGITSDPSTGKLTVDSTKLESALKTNSADIKDMFVGDGKNTGITTTMGSNLTSWLSTTGIIQAATDGVSKTLNNLTTQYNAASDRIDTMVARYKAQFTQLDVMMSSLNSTSSYLTQQFETSSSSKS, encoded by the coding sequence ATGGCAAGTATTTCAACACTGGGAATAGGTTCGGGTCTCGATTTAAGCACCATCCTGGATAACCTTGAAGCCGCTGAAAAAGCGACGTTGACCCCGATATCGACTCAACAGTCTTCCTATACCGCAAAACTGAGCGGATACGGAACCTTAAAAAGCGCGCTGGTTTCTTTCCAGACCGCCAACACTGCGCTGAGCAACGCTGATTTATTTACCTCGACCACTACCAGCAGCAGCTCTTCTGCGTTCAGTGCCACCACCACCGGCAATGCGATCGCCGGGAAATACACCATAAGCGTGTCGCAGCTGGCCCAGGCCCAGACGCTGACCACCACCAACACCCAGGCCGACAGCAAAACCGCGATTGCCAGCGCTGACAGCAGCATCACTATTCAGCAAGGCGGTGGCAAAGATCCGGTCAAGATTGATATCAGCGCGGCCAACTCTTCACTGAGCGGCATTCGCGATGCGATTAACAAAGCCGACGCTGGCGTCAGCGCCAGTATCATCAACGTCGGTAACGGTCAGTACCGTCTGTCTGTCACCGCCAACGATACCGGCTCTGATAACGCAATGACCATCAGCGTCAGCGGTGACAGTGCCCTGCAAAGCTTTATGGGCTACGACGCGTCCGGCAATGGCGGCATGGAAGAGTCCGTTACGGCGCAGAACGCCAAACTCAAAATTAACAATGTCGATATCGAGAACAGCAGCAACACCATCAGCGATGCGCTGGAAGACATCACGCTGAATCTGAACGACACCACCACAGGCAACCAGACGCTGACGATTGCGAAAGACACCTCAAAATCTGAAAGCGCCATTAACGCGTGGGTCACGGCGTATAACGCCCTGCAGGACACCTTCAGCTCGCTCACCAAGTACACCAAAGTCGATGCCGGGACCGATGCCCAGGACACCAGCAACGGCGCCCTGCTCGGCGACAGCACCCTGCGCACCATTCAGACCCAGCTGAAAAGTATGTTGTCCAGCTCCACCGGCAGCTCAGCGTATAAAACCCTGGCGCAGATTGGTATCACTTCTGACCCAAGCACCGGCAAACTGACCGTCGACAGCACCAAACTGGAAAGCGCGCTGAAAACCAACTCCGCAGACATCAAAGACATGTTTGTCGGCGACGGCAAAAACACCGGCATCACCACCACCATGGGCAGCAACCTGACCAGCTGGCTCTCGACGACCGGGATTATTCAGGCCGCGACCGATGGCGTGAGCAAAACCCTGAACAACCTGACCACTCAGTACAACGCCGCCAGCGACCGCATCGATACCATGGTGGCCCGTTACAAAGCCCAGTTTACCCAGCTGGACGTGATGATGAGCTCGCTGAATTCCACCAGCAGCTATCTGACGCAGCAGTTCGAAACGTCTTCCAGCAGCAAAAGCTAA
- a CDS encoding FliC/FljB family flagellin, which yields MAQVINTNSLSLITQNNINKNQSALSTSIERLSSGLRINSAKDDAAGQAIANRFTSNIKGLTQAARNANDGISVAQTTEGALSEINNNLQRVRELTVQASTGTNSDSDLSSIQDEIKSRLSEIDRVSGQTQFNGVNVLAKDGKMSIQVGANDGETIDIDLKKIDSKTLGLDSFNVNGPKGTPVALAGAPDFQAYYGATTNVTQATVGEKGTTDDLSTRLGLAAGGAKLDGTNVYTDDNGNMFAKVTIKSASPAETNNLKANGFDIANGSSKDFFIAIDPQSADTAATAGTAAFKVDTQNLSLSSLTTGASSDPLAKLDEAIASVDKFRSSLGAIQNRLGSAVTNLNNTTTNLSEAQSRIQDADYATEVSNMSKAQIIQQAGNSVLAKANQVPQQVLSLLQG from the coding sequence ATGGCACAAGTCATCAATACCAACAGCCTCTCGCTGATCACTCAGAACAACATCAACAAAAACCAGTCTGCTCTGTCGACTTCCATTGAGCGTCTGTCTTCTGGTCTGCGTATCAACAGCGCGAAAGACGATGCGGCGGGCCAGGCGATTGCTAACCGCTTCACCTCTAACATCAAGGGCCTGACTCAGGCTGCGCGTAACGCCAACGACGGTATCTCTGTGGCACAGACCACTGAAGGCGCACTGTCCGAAATCAACAACAACTTACAGCGTGTACGTGAACTGACCGTTCAGGCTTCTACCGGTACTAACTCTGATTCCGACCTGTCTTCAATCCAGGACGAAATCAAATCCCGTCTGTCTGAAATTGACCGCGTATCCGGTCAGACTCAGTTCAACGGCGTGAACGTTCTGGCAAAAGACGGCAAAATGTCTATCCAGGTTGGCGCGAACGATGGCGAAACCATCGATATCGACCTGAAGAAAATCGACTCCAAGACTCTGGGTCTGGACAGCTTTAACGTAAATGGTCCTAAAGGTACACCAGTTGCGTTGGCTGGTGCTCCTGACTTCCAGGCTTATTACGGTGCGACAACTAATGTTACTCAGGCAACTGTAGGTGAAAAAGGTACTACTGACGATCTGTCTACCCGTCTGGGTCTGGCTGCTGGTGGCGCTAAATTGGATGGCACTAACGTTTATACAGATGATAACGGCAATATGTTTGCTAAAGTTACCATCAAATCGGCAAGCCCTGCAGAAACTAACAACCTGAAAGCAAACGGTTTTGATATTGCAAATGGTTCAAGCAAAGACTTCTTTATCGCCATTGATCCGCAGTCTGCTGATACTGCTGCAACTGCGGGTACTGCCGCGTTCAAAGTTGACACTCAGAACCTTAGTCTGAGCAGCCTGACTACCGGTGCAAGCTCTGATCCTCTGGCTAAACTGGATGAAGCTATCGCATCCGTCGATAAATTCCGTTCTTCTCTGGGTGCTATCCAGAACCGTCTGGGTTCTGCGGTAACCAACCTGAACAACACCACCACCAACCTGTCTGAAGCGCAGTCCCGTATTCAGGACGCCGACTATGCGACCGAAGTGTCGAACATGTCTAAAGCGCAGATTATCCAGCAGGCGGGTAACTCCGTGTTAGCTAAAGCAAACCAGGTTCCACAGCAGGTTCTGTCTCTGCTGCAGGGCTAA
- a CDS encoding RNA polymerase sigma factor FliA, whose product MNSLYTAEGVMDKHSLWQRYVPLVRHEALRLQVRLPASVELDDLLQAGGIGLLNAVERYDALQGTAFTTYAVQRIRGAMLDELRSRDWVPRSVRRNAREVAQAMGQLEQELGRNATETEVAQRLGIAVEEYRQMLLDTNNSQIFSYDEWREEHGDSIELVTEENQQENPLHQLMEGNLRQRVMDAIEALPEREQLVLTLYYQEELNLKEIGAVLEVGESRVSQLHSQAIKRLRTKLGRYQEGG is encoded by the coding sequence GTGAATTCACTGTATACCGCTGAAGGTGTAATGGATAAACACTCGCTGTGGCAGCGTTATGTCCCTTTGGTGCGACACGAAGCATTGCGCCTTCAGGTGCGCCTGCCCGCGAGCGTGGAACTGGACGATCTGCTTCAGGCGGGCGGCATTGGGTTATTGAATGCCGTCGAACGTTACGATGCTCTGCAAGGCACGGCATTTACCACCTATGCAGTACAGCGCATACGTGGCGCGATGCTGGACGAATTGCGCAGCCGCGATTGGGTGCCGCGCAGCGTCCGCCGCAATGCCCGAGAAGTGGCGCAGGCGATGGGTCAACTGGAACAGGAACTGGGACGCAACGCGACGGAAACAGAAGTCGCACAGCGCCTTGGCATTGCTGTTGAAGAGTATCGACAGATGCTGCTGGATACCAATAACAGCCAGATCTTCTCCTACGACGAGTGGCGGGAAGAGCACGGCGACAGTATCGAGCTGGTGACTGAAGAGAATCAACAGGAGAACCCGCTCCATCAACTGATGGAAGGCAACCTGCGTCAGCGCGTGATGGACGCCATTGAAGCGTTACCGGAACGTGAGCAGCTGGTGCTGACGCTCTACTACCAGGAAGAGCTCAATCTGAAAGAGATTGGGGCGGTGCTGGAAGTCGGAGAGTCGCGCGTCAGTCAGCTTCACAGTCAGGCCATCAAGCGTTTGCGAACAAAACTGGGTCGGTACCAGGAAGGCGGTTAA
- the fliZ gene encoding flagella biosynthesis regulatory protein FliZ produces MTVQQVKRRPLSRYLKDFKHSQTHCAHCHKMLDRITLVRSGEIVNKIAISRLDTLMDEADWLQERREWVALCRFCGDLHCKEQSDFFDILGFKQYLFEQTDMSPGTVREYVVRLRRLGNHLSALKIDRELLDGEADENLAPWLPQTSTNNYRIALRKYSQFKNLRPAMGQQKFAYQATSDIY; encoded by the coding sequence ATGACGGTGCAGCAGGTAAAAAGACGGCCTTTAAGCCGCTATCTCAAAGACTTTAAACACAGCCAGACGCATTGTGCCCACTGCCACAAAATGCTTGATCGCATTACGCTTGTGCGCAGCGGGGAAATCGTCAACAAAATCGCCATTTCCCGCCTCGATACCTTAATGGACGAAGCCGACTGGCTGCAGGAGCGCCGCGAGTGGGTCGCGCTGTGCCGTTTCTGCGGCGATCTGCACTGCAAAGAGCAGAGCGACTTCTTCGATATCCTCGGCTTTAAACAGTATCTCTTCGAACAAACCGACATGAGCCCGGGCACCGTGCGCGAATATGTGGTTCGCCTGCGTCGTCTCGGCAATCATCTGTCGGCTCTGAAAATCGACCGCGAACTGCTCGATGGCGAAGCGGACGAAAATCTCGCACCGTGGCTTCCGCAGACCAGCACCAACAATTACCGCATCGCGCTGCGAAAATATTCGCAATTCAAAAACCTGCGTCCTGCGATGGGCCAGCAGAAGTTCGCGTATCAGGCAACCTCTGATATATATTAA